From the genome of Colletotrichum higginsianum IMI 349063 chromosome 4, whole genome shotgun sequence, one region includes:
- a CDS encoding Structure-specific endonuclease subunit SLX4, which produces MGSPFRSTRHDAYTLSSSPGLPPLDQLKSQFPKESPVRSGSVAMSMPDHASRHFNGDSSFLRQEPSAIDLTTPCKTPIESPALQHDEDVTVISIATLTSKPKRKRGVKVLEKKANAPPLKSTKEAEAGPPQKKNVKTKGTAEKSDTKSKTTKAKATTKKGGVKSRHFAKLKTGNGETKEVTEPSPPKQDTNEPLELEAALRRRMDWTPPPVDNDQTARSKSSIVRDDLLSSAAKSPNREAPKEMFESLLRNYGRPNENTPKRPSAEPLDSESPVFKKRKMIEAVSVKDSSKMPPPMKSVTKAKAPRKKPRTITELATAAYEVPDATEPETISTPPQESVQDEAEAAQPKGKKRASKAKKPKKAPPPEPVLLSPTAALRQAANQDYVFGTSSQLAREHSPTFLRDLQSALQASNSLREEDPFVTPINSDAIEPEPKQKLWDIGARDEDGRLLDLEVIDLADTPQAVPSPAAGLNPFGYAGVENPGAPLPAHIPSDASFPDIEDLLSKAPEGNDIAEPKQAAPLPAHIPSDVSFPDIDDLLGDQMGDIVPSEQQEVPAFVSSARAARTVSDTAPVVLISSGSGPNVVTDPESPPARLPSASEEEVTKPEAEKAVIRPAPKIPKPDFTLYTDTQLSREIASYGFKPVKRRQAMLALLDQCWTSKQRTALASLPTNHPASTASKAQAITSKPPKPVATTSPNRPRGRPRKNSEAELSSSEPPPSAQPPPPSPKRGRGRPKKNAEPTKATSSMATTARTGRAKATTLAPVAPKVVSPPKKAKASAVIEIPDSASDGSLSPSPSACSSPEPMFSPPPEDVSVSIGDDTEMSLVASSTTSDPAALFAHITTAVTSAAPTTDAKKPSFHEMMLMYDPIVLEDLAAWLNTGQLSRVGYDGEVSASEVKQWCESKSVCCLWRESLRGKERKRY; this is translated from the coding sequence CTGCGCTGCAACATGACGAGGATGTGACGGTGATATCCATTGCGACCCTGACTTCAAAGCCGAAGCGAAAGAGAGGTGTCAAGGTCCTCGAGAAGAAAGCGAATGCGCCGCCGCTCAAGTCTACCAAAGAGGCCGAAGCTGGTCCGCCACAAAAAAAGAATGTAAAGACCAAAGGAACAGCCGAGAAATCAGATACCAAGTCGAAAACGACAAAGGCCAAGGCCACGACAAAGAAGGGCGGCGTCAAGAGTCGACACTTCGCCAAGCTCAagaccggcaacggcgagacCAAGGAGGTGACAGAGCCGTCACCGCCCAAGCAGGATACAAATGAGCCGTTGGAACTGGAGGCGGCCTTGAGACGCCGTATGGATTGGACACCACCACCGGTCGATAATGATCAAACCGCCAGATCCAAGTCTTCGATTGTTCGAGACGACCTGCTCTCCTCGGCTGCGAAGAGTCCGAACCGTGAAGCACCGAAAGAGATGTTTGAAAGCCTATTGAGGAACTACGGCCGGCCAAATGAGAACACACCCAAGAGGCCGTCTGCTGAGCCGTTAGATAGCGAATCCCCCGTGTTCAAAAAGAGGAAAATGATCGAGGCGGTGTCTGTTAAAGATTCGTCAAAGATGCCACCGCCAATGAAGAGTGTCACGAAGGCAAAAGCTCCCAGGAAGAAACCACGTACGATTACCGAGCTGGCCACAGCAGCGTACGAGGTCCCAGACGCCACCGAACCGGAAACTATCTCGACACCTCCCCAAGAGAGCGTCCAAGACGAGGCTGAAGCAGCACAACCCAAGGGGAAGAAACGAGCgtccaaggccaagaagccaaAGAAGGCTCCCCCGCCAGAGCCTGTCCTCCTGTCGCCGACTGCGGCTTTAAGGCAGGCCGCGAACCAGGATTATGTTTTTGGGACTTCGAGCCAGCTGGCGCGAGAGCATTCGCCGACTTTCCTGAGAGATCTCCAATCCGCGCTGCAAGCTTCGAACTCGCTGAGGGAAGAAGATCCGTTCGTGACACCAATCAACAGTGATGCCATCGAACCCGAACCGAAGCAAAAACTCTGGGATATAGGTGCGAGGGATGAGGACGGAAGGTTGCTGGACCTGGAGGTCATCGATCTTGCCGATACCCCCCAGGCGGTTCCAAGCCCAGCGGCCGGTCTCAACCCTTTCGGATATGCTGGCGTTGAGAATCCAGGAGCACCACTGCCGGCCCACATCCCATCAGACGCGTCCTTCCCGGATATCGAGGACCTCTTGAGCAAGGCTCCCGAAGGCAACGATATCGCTGAGCCGAAACAAGCGGCGCCCTTACCAGCTCATATCCCCTCTGATGTTTCATTTCCGGATATCGACGATCTCTTAGGTGACCAGATGGGTGACATCGTGCCCAGTGAGCAGCAAGAGGTGCCAGCGTTCGTTTCCAGCGCCCGGGCAGCAAGGACTGTATCTGACACGGCTCCGGTGGTCTTGATATCGTCTGGTTCTGGACCGAATGTTGTAACAGATCCTGAGTCACCACCCGCTCGATTGCCTTCAGCATCGGAAGAGGAAGTGACAaagcccgaggccgagaaggcaGTGATCAGGCCTGCGCCAAAGATTCCCAAACCAGACTTTACTCTTTACACGGACACCCAACTTTCCAGGGAAATCGCATCTTACGGTTTCAAGCCCGTCAAGCGAAGGCAGGCCATGCTTGCTCTGCTGGATCAGTGTTGGACGAGCAAGCAGAGGACAGCCCTGGCATCCCTTCCCACCAACCATCCGGCTTCGACGGCGTCCAAGGCGCAGGCTATCACTTCAAAGCCTCCAAAGCCCGTAGCAACTACATCACCAAATCGGCCGCGAGGTCGCCCCAGGAAGAACAGCGAGGCCGAGTTGTCATCCAGCGAACCGCCACCGTCGGctcaaccgccgccgccttcaccCAAACGGGGGCGCGGGCGTCCCAAAAAGAACGCGGAGCCCACAAAAGCCACCAGCTCGATGGCTACGACGGCCAGGACGGGCAGGGCTAAAGCTACCACGCTGGCTCCAGTGGCCCCCAAAGTGGTTTCGCCTCcaaagaaggccaaggcgtCAGCCGTTATTGAGATTCCAGACTCGGCTTCTGATGGGTCGCTttcaccatcgccgtcaGCATGCTCCTCACCCGAGCCGATGTTCTCACCGCCCCCCGAAGACGTCTCGGTGTCCATTGGTGATGACACGGAAATGTCCCTTgttgcgtcgtcgacgacgagcgaTCCGGCAGCATTGTTCGCGCACATTACGACAGCAGtgacgtcggcggcaccgacgacggaCGCGAAGAAGCCGTCCTTCcatgagatgatgctgatgtaCGACCCGATCGTGCTCGAAGATCTCGCCGCTTGGCTGAACACGGGGCAACTTTCCAGGGTTGGCTATGACGGCGAGGTTTCGGCGAGTGAAGTAAAGCAGTGGTGCGAGTCCAAGAGCGTGTGTTGTCTGTGGCGCGAGAGCTTGAGGGGAAAGGAGCGGAAGAGATATTGA
- a CDS encoding NUDIX domain-containing protein codes for MTLPFPPRRLRLPGISLSHAFQFIRHSEPRPISTATRISRRGLKGLSSNRPLIIIATTAASNISGTHTTITARRYAASPLTIMSQQTRSSSSSPPKRDKEVTEPRPSASILLLSPTNQVLLLHRVKTSTSFASAHVFPGGNLDAFHEGEIPPGDARERHEDGHAYRLGAIRECFEETGILLATSKNSDDRSTLINVSSADRDRARKQIHGGKVRFADWVDSIGGVPDTGRLIPFTRWVTPTNVPKRFTTQMYIYMLPSSASTGASAMENEIIVPTPDGGVEHTAARFDDASTWLYRAERGEIILFPPQYYLLHLVSQFCKAAAPSPAPGEGHGDAYFASQRRGLLEFLESVPTATGSEAARGHPSSAIRWADKVMSPHNLFIREGDGRIVLGLDKPGPELKGSGRGGDWERVVLVKFTRDGPRKVEVRSREEVLREEKEAKRAREAEHKL; via the exons ATGACATTGCCAtttcctcctcgccgcctccgtctaCCGGGCATCTCGTTATCTCACGCATTTCAGTTCATTCGTCACTCAGAACCACGCCCAATTTCGACCGCGACGCGGATCTCACGCAGGGGTCTCAAGGGTCTAAGCTCAAACCGGCCACTCATCATCATAGCAACGACTGCGGCCTCAAACATCTCGGGAACACACACAACCATCACGGCCCGACGATACGCGGCCTCACCGCTTACCATCATGTCACAGCAGACCCgctcatcgtcttcatcgccgccgaagcGCGACAAGGAGGTCACGGAACCTCGGCCGAGCGCCAG TATCCTGCTCCTCTCGCCGACGAACCAGGTCCTCCTGCTGCACCGGGTCaagacgtcgacgtcctTTGCGTCGGCGCACGTGTTCCCCGGCGGGAACCTGGACGCTTTCCACGAGGGCGAGATCCCGCCGGGCGACGCGCGCGAGAGGCACGAAGACGGCCATGCCTACCGGCTGGGCGCCATCCGCGAGTGCTTCGAAGAGACGGGCATCCTTCTTGCTACCAGCAAAAACTCGGACGACAGGTCTACGCTCATCAACGTGTCATCTGCGGACAGGGACAGGGCCCGCAAGCAGATCCACGGGGGAAAAGTGCGCTTCGCTGACTGGGTCGACAGCATTGGCGGCGTCCCGGACACCG GACGCCTGATCCCCTTCACGAGATGGGTGACGCCGACCAACGTGCCCAAGCGCTTCACGACGCAGATGTACATCTACATGctcccgtcgtcggcatcaacGGGCGCGTCGGCCATGGAGAATGAGATCATCGTGCCGACgccggacggcggcgtcgagcacACGGCGGCCAGGTTCGACGACGCCTCGACGTGGCTCTACCGCGCCGAGAGGGGCGAGATCATCCTCTTCCCGCCGCAGTACtacctcctccacctcgtcTCGCAGTTCTGTaaggccgccgcgccgtcgcctgcGCCGGGCGAGGGCCACGGCGACGCGTATTTCGCGTCGCAGCGGAGGGGTCTGctcgagttcctcgagagcgtgccgacggcgaccgggtcggaggcggcgcggggacacccgtcgtcggcgatcCGCTGGGCGGACAAGGTCATGAGCCCGCACAACCTCTTTATCCGCGAGGGGGACGGCCGCATCGTTCTCGGGCTCGACAAGCCGGGCCCGGAGCTCAAGGGGtccggccgcggcggcgactggGAGAGGGTCGTGTTGGTCAAGTTCACGAGGGATGGGCCGCGCAAGGTCGAGGTGAGGAGTCGAGAGGAGGTGctgagggaggagaaggaggcaaAGAGGGCGCGGGAGGCGGAGCATAAGCTATGA
- a CDS encoding Alpha-ketoglutarate-dependent sulfonate dioxygenase — protein sequence MPSFFKRSKAKEKEAEEEKANAERPATPPPTYEATQEEPPPFEDRPPPFEASGAGRRGGGGGGGGGGKAPYTEADVANITAAFASLRLGTQSDPDVDSCLAHLKLLYAIQTLKEEVGYTDGLWDLWDVRAGPPDSPHKGDVKEKGGPGGDAGPSKEPEDRRKKVLAIVREKRWALYLARAVDRYETWWKTLSEGRRLREAEMGDPQNPSRYATFPEGSEDYPWSVDVLPPLDVLMVWHTHMLNPRAFLEDSIRWGLRTLWTTGMPWAQVNQAIDSKFNYEASDLARSNWERTTGRSWDNIEEPMVKSLQCPSCKRAMEVPWTTCGLPETYKGDSRPGLVGNGYGDGEFSQRCDPGCGTLVTQRLLSVAKMIGDAEAYLNEGITIPSTVLDPKTGMPVVGDAEKLLEVTFPNRLVGHGIASQLFDMLQPGLHENCSMKHVRDLVTVALQSDAAFSRIQEAKIAQIGRKEGMASRQMERTERFQTSKMMSRYWENHSIFALDLVAAVMRQGVFVGKMYSLDWLHGPNARGTMDRLVQKYNRFMLILTENAFMMCVPTLDVDLAWHTHQLAPRAYYKFSTYNSATKGSKEARFIDHDDKVDEDQLSSSFEWTGKLYLDKFGEVYSECICWFFSGLLTSSFMVTVNRIQATANSTAVFGRTKGQKAVDNFNNSPAANSPACHPSSSAHISAHNSCLSSSPLHRGREFQRAIWKSRLDDGYERAVKRTAKRGRKLPPKEEFYDHWGKTYHQYAPNLFPGYLTSDLYVAGDPGILHGNWASCAQGLCGTNDIAAGGCGGPGGCTNSSGYWTGSGRGKPVCAGVVAGAGMVGGGCGGGGGGGCGGGGGS from the exons atgccctcgTTCTTCAAGAGGTCCAaggcgaaggagaaggaggcagAAGAGGAAAAGGCAAACGCTGAGCGTCCCgctacgccgccgccgacgtaCGAAGCCACGCAGGaggagccgccgcccttTGAAGAccgaccgccgccgttcgAGGCCAGCGGTGCCGGTCGtcgcggtggtggtggtggtggtggcggcggcggtaaAGCGCCCTacaccgaggccgacgtcgccaaCATCACGGCTGCCTTCGCCTCCCTCCGCCTCGGCACCCAGAGCGACCCGGACGTCGACTCGTGCCTCGCGCACCTGAAGCTTCTATACGCCATCCAGACgctcaaggaggaggtcggcTACACCGACGGGCTCTGGGACCTATGGGACGTCCGCGCGGGGCCTCCCGACTCCCCTCACAAGGGCGAcgtcaaggagaagggcggccCTGGCGGAGACGCCGGCCCAAGCAAGGAGCCCGAGGACCGGAGGAAGAAGGTCCTGGCGATTGTTCGTGAGAAGCGGTGGGCCTTGTACCTGGCGCGAGCCGTCGACCGGTACGAGACGTGGTGGAAGACGCTCTCGgaaggccgccgcctgcgcgaggccgagatgggcGACCCCCAAAACCCCTCGAGGTACGCGACGTTCCCCGAGGGGAGCGAAGACTACCCGTGGAGCGTTGATGTCCTCCCGCCGCTGG ACGTCCTCATGGTATGGCACACGCACATGCTCAACCCGAGAGCGTTCCTCGAGGACTCGATCCGCTGGGGTCTCCGGACTCTGTGGACCACGGGCATGCCCTGGGCCCAGGTCAACCAGGCCATCGACTCCAAGTTCAACTACGAGGCGTCCGACCTGGCCAGGTCCAACTGGGAGAGAACGACGGGGAGGTCCTGGGACAACATCGAGGAACCGATGGTGAAGTCTCTGCAGTGTCCTTCGTGCAAGCGGGCCATGGAGGTGCCCTGGACCACGTGCGGCTTACCAGAGACTTACAAGGGAGATTC ACGACCCGGCCTAGTCGGCAACGGCTACGGAGACGGAGAGTTCTCCCAGAGATGCGACCCCGGCTGCGGCACCCTCGTCACGCAGCGGCTCCTTTCCGTGGCCAAGATGatcggcgacgccgaggcctaTCTCAACGAGGGCATCACCATACCATCCACCGTCCTCGACCCCAAGACGGGCAtgcccgtcgtcggcgacgccgagaagctgctgGAGGTGACCTTCCCCAACCGGCTCGTGGGCCACGGCATCGCCTCGCAGCTGTTCGACATGCTCCAGCCGGGCCTGCACGAGAACTGCTCCATGAAGCACGTCCGGGACCTGGTCACCGTGGCGCTCCAGAGCGACGCGGCCTTCTCCAGGatccaggaggccaagatcgCCCAGATCGGCAGGAAGGAGGGCATGGCCAGCCGGCAGATGGAGCGGACGGAGCGGTTCCAGACCTCCAAGATGATGTCGCGGTACTGGGAGAACCACTCCATCTTCGcactcgacctcgtcgccgcggtcATGCGCCAGGGCGTCTTTGTCGGCAAGATGTACTCT CTCGACTGGCTCCATGGCCCCAACGCGCGAGGCACCATGGACCGCCTCGTCCAGAAGTACAACCGCTTCATGCTCATCCTGACCGAGAACGCCTTCATGATGTGCGTGCCGACGCtggacgtcgacctcgcctgGCACACCCACCAGCTGGCGCCCCGGGCCTACTACAAGTTCTCCACGTACAACAGCGCGACCAAGGGCAGCAAGGAGGCCCGCTTCATCGACCacgacgacaaggtcgacgaggaccagCTGTCCAGCTCCTTTGAGTGGACCGGCAAGCTGTACCTCGACAAGTTTGGCGAGGTGTACTCGGAGTGCATCTGCTG GTTCTTTTCAGGATTGCTGACGTCGTCGTTCATGGTAACAGTCAACCGTATCCAAGCCACGGCAAATAGCACAGCCGTCTTTGGAAGAACCAAAGGACAGAAAG CCGTCGACAACTTCAACAACTCTCCGGCAGCGAACTCGCCCGCCTGCCAcccttcgtcctcggcccATATCTCGGCCCACAACTCGTGTCTCTCGTCGTCACCCCTCCACCGGGGCCGCGAGTTCCAACGGGCCATCTGGAAGagccgcctcgacgacggctaCGAGCGCGCCGTCAAGCGCACAGCGAAGCGCGGTCGCAAGCTGCCGCCCAAGGAGGAGTTCTACGACCACTGGGGCAAGACGTACCACCAGTACGCCCCGAACCTGTTCCCCGGGTACCTGACGTCGGATCTCTACGTGGCCGGCGACCCGGGGATCCTGCACGGCAACTGGGCCAGCTGCGCCCAGGGGCTGTGTGGCACcaacgacatcgccgccggcggctgcggtGGCCCCGGCGGGTGTACGAACTCCTCG GGATACTGGACCGGTTCCGGTCGTGGAAAGCCCG TTTGCGCGGGTGTTGTTGCAGGTGCCGGCATGGTAGGCGGAGGctgtggaggaggaggcggtggtggatgcggcggcggcggcggctcctAA
- a CDS encoding Siderophore iron transporter, with amino-acid sequence MNSNTKETGVFSDDTHLPRDGTISPSTDREEVPISSVGEVLQSQGVTRMEAVYREAKQSRLSFYLVGVSVLVCAWAYSLDGSTTSYYSIDASSHYKQHSSVLSTLSIATGIISAVSKPFVAKVSDVTSRPYTYIVTLLFYVVGYVVAASSASISAYVAGEVLVAVGSSGLDLTNDIIVADLTPLEWRGFVSSLLSTPFIINTWFAGKIVDAVQARDQWRWGYGMFAIIMPAALGPAIATLLYLDRKARNEGVVNLASSNAARRAAEELAEEKGYDGPRGAIVAPAPPEPSAAWTESLKRSLVEIDAFGLVLLGFGWTLLLLPFSLKTYADHGWRNRSLIAMMVVGGVLLVAYVVYEMKWAKVPSAPRRLVMNKTFLMAIVIDSFYMLAGNMRGLYWSSYVYIAKPWSSQDWVYYNNTLTLALCVFGLVAGLLQRWTHRYKMLQIIGLCIKIIGMGIMIDGPRATISTAPMVLSLVMIGCGGAFSVVGSRVASQASVPHQDVALAIALLSLWSKIGSSVGSAVVAVIWADRMPKLLRRHLPASATDKDVQSLFNSVRAIRTKFAFDDPMRQGAIEAYRRTLYYCLVPALALAFVPLVAALFQTNFYLGKQHNAVTNVGNDGLVLREEDRNPEPLPPARNKKEAFLRFWAGRK; translated from the exons atgaacagcaacaccaaggaGACGGGCGTCTTCTCAGACGACACCCACCTCCCCAGGGACGGCACCATCTCCCCCTCAACGGACCGCGAGGAAGTGCCCATCTCCTCCGTGGGCGAGGTCCTCCAGTCCCAGGGCGTCACGCGCATGGAGGCCGTCTACCGCGAGGCCAAGCAGAGCCGGCTCTCGTTctacctcgtcggcgtctcgGTGCTCGTCTGCGCGTGGGCCTACTCGCTCGACGGTTCGACGACGTCCTACTACAGCATCGACGCCTCGTCGCACTACAAGCAGCACTCGTCCGTGCTGTCGACGCTCTCCATCGCCACGGGcatcatctcggccgtctcgaagCCCTTCGTCGCCAAAGTCTCCGACGTCACCTCCCGGCCGTACACGTACATCGTCACGCTCCTCTTCTACGTCGTCGGCTACGTCGTcgcggcctcgagcgcctccatctcggcctacgtcgcgggcgaggtcctcgtcgccgtcggctcgTCGGGGCTCGACCTCACCAACGACATCATCGTCGCGGACCTGACGCCCCTGGAGTGGCGCGGGTTCGTCAGCTCGCTGCTGTCGACGCccttcatcatcaacacctGGTTCGCCGGCAAgatcgtcgacgccgtgcaGGCGAGGGACCAGTGGCGGTGGGGGTACGGCATGttcgccatcatcatgcccgccgccctcggcccgGCCATCGCGACGCTGCTGTACCTCGACAGAAAGGCCAGGAacgagggcgtcgtcaaCCTCGCGTCCTCGAACGCGGCTCGTCGTGCGGcggaggagctggccgaggagaagggctACGACGGGCCCCGCGGCGCCATCGTGGCTCCCGCTCCCCCGGAACCTTCGGCCGCCTGGACCGAGAGCCTCAAGCGCagcctcgtcgagatcgacgcGTTCGGGCTTGTTCTTCTGGGGTTCGGATGGActctgctgcttctgccgTTTAGTCTGAAGACGTACGCGGACCACGGCTGGCGGAACCGGTCCCTCATCGCCATGATGGTCGTAGGAGGGGTTCTGCTCGTCGCCTACGTCGTCTACGAGATGAAGTGGGCAAAGGTGCCCAGCGCGCCGCGCAGACTCGTCATGAACAAGACGTTCCTTATGGCTATTGTCATTGACTCTTTCTACATGC TCGCCGGCAACATGAGAGGCCTGTACTGGTCATCCTACGTGTACATCGCCAAGCCGTGGTCCTCGCAAGACTGGGTGTACTACAACAACACGCTGACCCTCGCCCTCTGCGTCTTCGGTCtggtcgccggcctcctccagCGGTGGACACACCGTTACAAGATGCTCCAGATCATCGGCCTCTGCATCAAGATCATCGGCATGGGCATCATGATCGACGGGCCCCGGGCTACGATCTCAACGGCGCCCATGGTCCTTTCGCTCGTCATGatcggctgcggcggcgccttctccgtcgtcggctcACGTGTGGCCTCACAGGCGTCCGTCCCTCATCAGGACGTCGCCCTGGCCATCGCCCTGCTCTCGCTCTGGTCCAAGATCGGCAGTTCCGtcggcagcgccgtcgtcgccgtcatctggGCGGACAGGATGCCAAAGCTCCTGCGCCGTCACCTGCCCGCCTCCGCGACGGACAAGGACGTCCAGAGCCTGTTCAACAGCGTCCGGGCGATACGCACCAAGTTCGCCTTTGACGATCCCATGAGGCAGGGGGCCATCGAGGCGTACCGCCGCACGCTGTACTACTGCCTCGTGccggcgctggcgctggcgttCGTGCCCCTCGTCGCGGCCCTCTTCCAGACCAACTTCTACCTGGGCAAGCAGCACAACGCCGTAACGAACGTTGGCAACGATGGACTGGTGCTCAGAGAGGAGGACCGCAACCCGGAACCTCTACCGCCAGCGAGaaacaagaaggaggcgtTTCTGAGATTTTGGGCCGGGAGGAAATAA
- a CDS encoding HET domain-containing protein, giving the protein MPVFNQYDYEPLGTEDALRLIALDPAVDERDPLSCRIFQRRRSAQREEYSAVSYTWGEQSPSRTLEIRCDDDDISCVRITSNVDALLRRFRARDQPCCLWIDAICLDQTNGLEKTQQVPLMGRIYGEAKDVCIWLGAEDRMTAKVLKLLRILSRLPEIQPQWDMAGRVVFHLNEIFDRDDALIGLRFLHDFFLRSWLTRRWVVQEAILAREATVHCGRHSIPLLSISWAATRFLSLEVASYPINMATNLREPNTKRGILELLWYFHEAECHDPKDRIAALFGLVPDGNRFHLDYTAHWTGLYRQVASSAFGLDHSATNFQLLIHLFEFGPVYHAEDASYPSWVPDWSKSRRRSLPFFSNIRNPDTLERYPTSSKGLEWERDGQRASWRVMGWDFRQTTMLAVKYVGEPSPQHKRNVSDGRMPLHKGKVIGPAVCVISEDGRNCTRDEPIDKRKKFPSEMDQWHSMRLI; this is encoded by the coding sequence ATGCCGGTCTTTAATCAATACGACTACGAACCTTTGGGAACGGAAGATGCACTGCGACTCATTGCTCTAGACCCGGCGGTGGATGAAAGAGATCCCTTGAGTTGCAGGATCTTCCAACGCCGGCGTTCGGCACAGAGAGAAGAATACTCTGCTGTTTCATACACATGGGGCGAGCAAAGCCCCTCGCGGACCTTGGAAATCAGGtgcgatgacgatgacatCTCGTGCGTGAGGATTACCTccaacgtcgacgccctcttGCGACGTTTTCGCGCGCGGGATCAGCCCTGTTGTTTGTGGATTGACGCCATATGTCTCGATCAGACAAACGGGTTGGAGAAGACCCAGCAAGTCCCTCTGATGGGACGAATATATGGAGAGGCAAAAGACGTCTGCATTTGGTTGGGTGCGGAGGACCGCATGACTGCGAAGGTCCTCAAGCTTTTGCGGATACTCAGTCGGCTCCCTGAAATTCAACCGCAGTGGGATATGGCTGGACGCGTTGTCTTTCACTTGAACGAAATCTTCGATCGTGACGACGCATTGATCGGGCTTAGGTTCCTACACGACTTCTTTTTGCGGTCTTGGCTCACCCGTCGATGGGTCGTCCAGGAGGCGATCCTCGCCCGCGAGGCAACCGTTCACTGTGGGCGGCATTCCATCCCTCTACTTTCAATCTCCTGGGCCGCCACGCGTTTCCTCAGCTTGGAAGTGGCTTCTTACCCAATCAACATGGCGACAAACTTGCGCGAGCCCAACACCAAGCGCGGGATACTGGAGCTGCTGTGGTACTTCCATGAAGCCGAGTGTCATGACCCCAAAGACCGTATCGCCGCCCTCTTTGGCCTCGTACCGGATGGCAATCGATTTCATCTCGACTACACTGCCCACTGGACGGGATTGTACAGACAGGTTGCTTCATCGGCCTTTGGTCTTGACCACAGCGCCACCAACTTCCAATTACTGATTCATTTATTCGAATTCGGTCCCGTCTACCATGCAGAAGATGCATCCTATCCGTCATGGGTCCCTGACTGGTCAAAGTCTCGAAGGCGGAGCCTACCATTCTTTTCCAACATAAGAAACCCTGATACCCTTGAGCGGTATCCTACCTCATCTaaaggcctagaatgggAACGTGATGGGCAAAGGGCCTCTTGGAGggtgatgggatgggatTTCCGGCAAACCACGATGCTCGCCGTGAAGTACGTTGGAGAGCCGTCCCCTCAGCACAAGAGAAATGTGTCGGACGGAAGGATGCCGCTCCACAAGGGCAAAGTGATTGGTCCAGCGGTTTGTGTTATTTCAGAAGACGGACGGAACTGTACACGTGACGAGCCGATTGACAAGAGGAAGAAGTTCCCTTCGGAGATGGATCAATGGCATTCAATGCGCTTGATATAG